The Kineothrix sp. MB12-C1 genome includes a window with the following:
- the nspC gene encoding carboxynorspermidine decarboxylase, whose translation MRREELKTPCYVIMESVLRGNLEILRGIRERTGCKILLAQKAFSMYSCYPLIGEYLDGTTASGLYEVRLGAEEMGKEAHIFSAAYKDEEMEDILFYCGHIVFNSLSQLEKYGKRAVMAGKSVGIRVNPECSTQDGHAIYDPCAPGSRLGILEKELRAKELPEWVEGIHFHTLCEQNADALAVTLEAVEKRFGDWLPKMKWINFGGGHHITKADYDIPLLEKCIHHIKETYGVTVYLEPGEAVALNAGHLLTTVEDLVHEETIALLDTSAACHMPDVIEMPYRPPLKDAGAEAEKAFTYMLAGPTCLAGDVIGSYSFDKPLQVGDRLTFEDMAIYTMVKNNTFNGMPLPSIVWEQEDGSCQIVKSFGYSDFKERL comes from the coding sequence GAAGAGAAGAATTGAAAACCCCATGCTATGTTATAATGGAAAGTGTTCTTAGAGGGAATCTTGAAATATTAAGAGGCATCCGTGAAAGAACAGGGTGCAAGATATTACTGGCTCAGAAGGCATTTTCCATGTATTCCTGTTATCCGTTGATAGGAGAGTATCTGGATGGAACTACGGCGAGCGGTTTATATGAAGTGCGGCTGGGAGCAGAGGAGATGGGGAAGGAAGCTCATATCTTCTCTGCGGCGTACAAAGACGAAGAGATGGAGGATATATTATTCTATTGCGGACATATTGTCTTTAATTCTCTTTCTCAGCTTGAGAAATATGGAAAAAGGGCAGTGATGGCAGGTAAAAGTGTGGGAATCAGAGTTAATCCCGAATGTTCAACTCAGGATGGACATGCCATTTATGACCCTTGTGCGCCTGGTTCCAGGCTTGGGATCTTAGAGAAGGAGTTGCGGGCAAAAGAGCTGCCCGAATGGGTGGAAGGAATCCATTTTCATACGTTGTGCGAGCAGAATGCAGATGCTCTTGCGGTAACATTAGAAGCAGTAGAGAAAAGGTTCGGAGACTGGCTTCCGAAGATGAAATGGATTAACTTCGGAGGAGGACACCATATAACAAAAGCGGATTATGATATACCGCTTCTGGAGAAATGTATTCATCATATAAAGGAAACTTACGGCGTTACGGTTTACCTGGAGCCGGGGGAAGCAGTGGCGCTGAATGCAGGACATCTTCTGACGACAGTAGAGGATCTGGTACATGAAGAAACGATAGCTTTGTTGGATACTTCGGCAGCCTGCCATATGCCGGATGTTATCGAGATGCCTTACCGTCCGCCCCTTAAGGATGCAGGGGCAGAGGCTGAGAAGGCATTTACCTATATGCTCGCAGGACCGACTTGCCTTGCAGGGGATGTGATAGGAAGCTATTCCTTTGATAAACCGCTGCAAGTTGGGGACCGCCTGACTTTTGAGGATATGGCAATTTATACTATGGTAAAAAATAATACTTTTAATGGAATGCCCCTTCCTTCCATCGTATGGGAGCAGGAGGATGGCAGTTGCCAAATAGTAAAAAGTTTCGGTTATAGCGATTTTAAAGAAAGGTTGTAA
- a CDS encoding superoxide dismutase family protein, translating into MLIKKGFFMYQFTPRVTFTDILHQNKPKAVAWVTGNSSNPQLSGLVKFYSTPYDGVLIEAEIFGLPNVSTENSSNFYAMHIHQFGDCSNNFANTGEHYNPTNEPHPDHEGDLLPLLGNQGYAWYSFYDKRFTIDSIIGRSVVIHARRDDFTTQPAGDSGEKIGCGVIRAEYRH; encoded by the coding sequence ATGCTAATAAAAAAGGGGTTTTTTATGTATCAGTTTACTCCTCGCGTTACTTTCACAGATATATTGCACCAGAACAAACCAAAAGCTGTGGCCTGGGTCACAGGCAACAGCTCCAACCCTCAGCTTAGCGGTCTGGTCAAATTCTACTCCACTCCCTACGACGGCGTCCTTATCGAAGCGGAGATCTTCGGCCTACCTAACGTATCCACAGAGAACTCATCCAATTTCTATGCCATGCATATTCATCAGTTTGGGGATTGTTCCAATAACTTCGCCAATACGGGAGAACACTATAATCCGACCAATGAACCTCATCCGGACCATGAGGGAGATCTTCTTCCCCTTCTCGGCAATCAGGGCTATGCCTGGTACTCTTTCTATGACAAACGTTTCACCATAGATAGTATTATCGGCAGGTCTGTTGTCATTCACGCAAGAAGAGATGACTTTACGACCCAGCCTGCCGGAGACTCGGGAGAAAAGATAGGCTGCGGCGTGATTCGTGCGGAATATCGCCATTAA
- a CDS encoding DMT family transporter, whose translation MNAKVKLVIAMLIFGSIGIFVRTIDMPSGILALVRGSIGTVFLWLAGIAMKRKISSKAIKKNFKLLMFSGVAIGANWICLFEAYRYTTISVATLCYYLSPVFVILVSPIFLKEKLTAVKGGCVMLSLLGMMLVVDVFNGGYGNGSGIKGIAFGIMAALLYASVVIMNKFLKEIEPIDMTVSQLGIASVVLLPYILLTGSGSKVTINGSTLLLLLLLGIVNTGIAYLLYFSSLKDLSGQTAALFSYIDPVTAILLSALLFQEKMSVPQVLGAVLILGSTVVSELIENRKQASSGQVV comes from the coding sequence ATGAACGCAAAAGTTAAATTGGTAATAGCGATGTTAATATTCGGAAGTATTGGGATCTTCGTAAGGACCATCGATATGCCTTCCGGCATTTTGGCACTTGTGCGGGGAAGTATCGGTACTGTATTCTTGTGGTTAGCCGGGATAGCGATGAAGAGGAAGATCTCCTCGAAAGCGATAAAAAAGAATTTCAAACTTCTTATGTTCTCGGGAGTTGCGATAGGGGCTAATTGGATATGTCTTTTTGAGGCATACCGTTATACGACAATTTCCGTAGCCACGCTATGTTATTATTTGTCGCCTGTATTCGTTATTCTTGTTTCGCCTATTTTCCTGAAAGAGAAGTTGACGGCAGTGAAGGGCGGGTGTGTTATGCTTTCGTTGCTCGGAATGATGCTCGTAGTCGATGTTTTCAATGGCGGATATGGAAACGGCAGCGGAATAAAAGGGATTGCCTTCGGTATAATGGCGGCACTTCTCTATGCGTCAGTCGTTATTATGAATAAATTTTTGAAGGAGATAGAACCGATAGATATGACGGTCTCACAACTTGGTATCGCTTCCGTCGTGTTACTGCCATACATCCTGCTTACGGGCAGCGGCAGTAAAGTTACAATCAATGGAAGTACATTACTTCTATTGCTGCTTCTGGGAATTGTGAATACAGGAATTGCTTATCTTTTGTATTTCTCTTCCTTAAAAGATCTGAGTGGACAGACAGCAGCATTGTTCAGCTATATTGATCCGGTGACAGCAATTCTCCTTTCCGCTCTTTTGTTTCAGGAGAAAATGAGTGTGCCGCAGGTATTGGGAGCAGTACTAATTCTTGGCTCTACCGTAGTCAGTGAGTTGATAGAAAACAGAAAGCAGGCATCATCCGGTCAAGTTGTATAG
- a CDS encoding recombinase family protein: MKNFYGYMRVSSIDQNVDRQKAELLKWGIIESNIYCDKLSGKDFNRPQYMKLKKKLKEGDVLIVKSIDRLGRNYRDIQEEWRIIVKVKKADIVILDMPILDTRTNKDLIGTLISDIVLQLLSYVAQAERENIKQRQAEGIAIAKAKGKHLGRFPSPIPDDFYPIYEKWKKKEYTLQTASAALGVTVSQFRTMIKKHNAKHKETT, translated from the coding sequence ATGAAGAATTTTTATGGCTATATGCGCGTCTCTTCCATCGATCAGAACGTTGACCGCCAAAAAGCAGAACTACTAAAATGGGGAATCATAGAATCAAATATTTACTGTGATAAATTATCCGGAAAAGATTTCAACAGACCACAATACATGAAGCTAAAGAAAAAATTAAAAGAGGGAGATGTGCTTATCGTCAAAAGCATTGACCGCCTTGGGCGAAACTACCGAGATATTCAGGAAGAATGGAGAATCATTGTAAAAGTCAAGAAAGCTGATATCGTCATTCTGGATATGCCCATCCTAGACACCCGTACCAACAAAGATCTGATAGGCACTTTAATTTCCGATATCGTTCTCCAGCTTCTTTCTTATGTAGCACAGGCAGAACGTGAGAATATTAAACAAAGACAGGCAGAAGGCATAGCCATTGCCAAAGCAAAAGGAAAACATTTGGGGCGTTTCCCTTCACCTATTCCCGATGATTTCTACCCAATATATGAAAAATGGAAGAAGAAGGAATACACACTTCAAACAGCGAGCGCTGCGCTGGGTGTAACCGTAAGCCAATTTCGGACAATGATTAAGAAACATAACGCGAAACATAAAGAAACAACGTAG
- a CDS encoding methyl-accepting chemotaxis protein → MKKVRKGNEKIEEVFFLRFLMIVVLTVLLVLLIGLSILGFRYAFRDAEQMNSEKSDLLRYELAHYKWWNSLSTSIYFDSEFTGQMDETKCDFGKYLYGDDVKDNASMRDFYERVEPIHREIHQLAADVLQANETDKEQAIALLHDSVEVRIHSLVEILDEMIQIRDEKIKAQEEMVLSMLVAVFVICFLAAAVTIWFINRTYRYVKRSVIIPIIDLQHECEELAKGNLNLNFNVGVNNQIGILAQSLSFAVSEIKKYIDAIDYGMKEFSSGNFTCECPIEFIGDFADIQHSIEEFQNKMNDTLCEMGVAIEQVSAGAEEMAAGAQDIAQGATKQSGSIQDLSLVISNITNQINNNAGYAETADKWGVKTGETVQESKMRMEELVRSIQDIADASEGIKNIINTIDAIASETNLLALNAAIESARAGAAGKGFAVVADEIRKLAQESAEAAQNTTQLIEESLSHIERGKILTDAASNVFQEVAENTDVFLEMIDKIAEESKGQAEAAEQIITGVDSISRVVQTNAAISEESAAASEELSAQAMMMTDLISRFKLNRQR, encoded by the coding sequence ATGAAGAAAGTTAGAAAAGGAAATGAGAAGATTGAAGAGGTATTCTTCTTACGCTTTTTAATGATTGTAGTTCTAACGGTACTTCTTGTATTATTGATTGGATTGAGCATATTGGGGTTTCGCTATGCATTCCGTGATGCAGAACAGATGAATAGTGAAAAAAGTGATTTGCTGCGCTATGAGCTGGCTCATTATAAATGGTGGAATAGCCTTAGTACCTCTATTTATTTTGATAGTGAATTCACAGGACAAATGGATGAGACGAAATGTGATTTTGGAAAATATTTGTATGGAGATGATGTGAAAGATAACGCATCAATGCGGGATTTCTATGAACGAGTGGAGCCGATTCATCGTGAAATTCATCAGCTTGCAGCAGATGTACTTCAGGCAAATGAAACAGATAAGGAGCAGGCAATAGCATTGCTTCACGATAGTGTAGAGGTGAGGATTCATTCTCTGGTAGAGATTTTGGATGAGATGATACAGATAAGGGATGAGAAGATTAAGGCACAAGAAGAAATGGTATTAAGTATGCTTGTTGCTGTATTTGTTATTTGCTTTTTGGCGGCTGCTGTTACCATATGGTTCATCAATAGAACTTATCGATATGTGAAGCGCAGCGTTATTATACCGATTATCGATTTACAACATGAATGTGAAGAACTTGCCAAGGGTAATCTGAATCTGAACTTTAATGTGGGAGTTAATAACCAGATTGGAATTTTGGCACAGTCTTTATCCTTTGCGGTATCGGAAATTAAGAAATATATTGATGCCATTGATTATGGAATGAAGGAATTCTCATCGGGCAATTTCACCTGTGAATGTCCGATTGAGTTTATTGGAGATTTTGCAGATATTCAGCATTCCATTGAGGAGTTCCAGAATAAAATGAACGATACCTTGTGTGAAATGGGGGTAGCGATAGAACAGGTCAGTGCAGGAGCGGAAGAGATGGCTGCAGGAGCTCAGGATATCGCTCAGGGAGCTACGAAGCAATCGGGCAGTATACAAGATTTGTCCCTTGTTATTTCTAATATAACAAATCAGATTAACAACAATGCAGGATATGCGGAAACGGCAGATAAATGGGGCGTGAAAACGGGAGAGACAGTACAAGAGAGTAAGATGAGGATGGAGGAGCTCGTTAGATCCATTCAGGATATTGCGGATGCTTCAGAGGGTATTAAAAACATTATTAATACAATCGATGCGATTGCCTCTGAGACAAACCTTCTTGCATTGAATGCTGCTATCGAGTCGGCTCGTGCGGGAGCTGCCGGCAAGGGGTTTGCAGTGGTCGCTGATGAAATAAGGAAGTTAGCTCAGGAATCCGCAGAGGCGGCACAGAATACGACGCAGTTGATTGAGGAATCCCTTTCTCATATAGAAAGAGGTAAGATTCTGACCGATGCTGCCAGCAATGTATTCCAGGAAGTGGCTGAGAATACGGATGTCTTTCTTGAAATGATCGATAAGATTGCGGAAGAATCGAAGGGACAGGCGGAAGCGGCAGAACAGATTATAACGGGAGTGGACAGCATCTCACGGGTGGTACAGACCAATGCTGCTATATCGGAGGAAAGTGCGGCTGCCAGCGAGGAACTTAGTGCGCAGGCTATGATGATGACAGATCTGATCAGTCGATTTAAATTAAACAGACAAAGATAA
- a CDS encoding DUF3892 domain-containing protein, with translation MDNMKGLDLDKVTLGEALAINTLDDIPQAKSDAKEIVGLVKQSGRVTGYQLSDGSTVSKAEGVSLAKNGEIKGVGIAHRKDTEYLKSVPDGSENNNLNNLPSISG, from the coding sequence ATGGATAACATGAAAGGTCTGGATCTGGATAAGGTTACCCTGGGTGAAGCTTTGGCAATTAATACGCTCGATGATATTCCTCAAGCGAAAAGTGATGCGAAGGAAATCGTAGGATTGGTAAAGCAAAGCGGCCGGGTCACCGGATATCAATTGTCCGATGGCTCTACCGTCTCCAAAGCAGAAGGCGTTTCCCTCGCTAAAAACGGAGAGATCAAGGGAGTCGGGATCGCCCACCGAAAGGATACGGAATATTTGAAATCCGTACCTGACGGCAGCGAAAATAACAATCTGAACAATCTCCCTTCCATTTCAGGCTAG
- a CDS encoding AraC family transcriptional regulator, whose product MEKYIHEEIRTREDIQVRFDIYRDSNNLITNHWHNSMEIIYIREGCMDVTINNFQHVLEEGDFVIINSADVHSTYCHENCLVILLQIPYSFLKKSIPGYDNMRFERTLRSEEDKSAHIRSILLEMQSINDEKPEGFSLRFFSLLYDFLYTMVQSCKVEIDTAVKIRTDKNLRRLESVMNYVKSNYASPITLEEASAVIALNPEYFCRFFKKYMGITFLEYVNRVRLARVYEDLMNTDLTITGILERNGCTNYKLFMKNFKSTYGCTPMQMRQSRNPF is encoded by the coding sequence ATGGAAAAATATATACATGAGGAAATCCGGACAAGGGAAGATATTCAAGTCCGTTTTGATATTTATAGAGATTCCAATAATCTCATCACCAACCATTGGCATAATAGCATGGAGATTATTTACATTCGCGAAGGATGTATGGATGTTACGATTAATAACTTTCAACATGTATTGGAGGAAGGTGATTTCGTAATTATTAATTCGGCGGATGTCCATTCCACTTATTGCCACGAGAACTGCCTCGTCATTTTACTGCAGATACCTTATTCCTTTCTGAAAAAAAGCATTCCCGGATATGACAATATGAGGTTCGAAAGAACCCTCCGCTCCGAGGAGGATAAAAGCGCTCATATACGCTCTATTCTATTGGAAATGCAATCTATTAATGATGAAAAACCGGAAGGCTTTTCCCTTCGCTTTTTCAGCCTTTTGTATGATTTCCTCTATACAATGGTTCAGTCCTGTAAGGTGGAAATTGACACCGCTGTAAAAATACGGACAGATAAAAATCTGCGTCGTCTGGAAAGTGTGATGAATTACGTAAAATCCAACTATGCTTCTCCTATTACCTTAGAGGAAGCATCTGCCGTTATTGCCCTGAATCCAGAGTATTTCTGCCGTTTTTTCAAAAAATATATGGGAATTACCTTTCTGGAATATGTAAATCGCGTACGCCTGGCCCGCGTTTATGAAGATTTGATGAATACAGATCTGACCATTACCGGTATTCTCGAAAGAAATGGTTGTACGAATTATAAGCTCTTTATGAAGAACTTTAAATCTACTTACGGCTGCACACCTATGCAGATGCGGCAAAGCAGAAACCCTTTCTGA